The genomic region AAgaatccttccattaaaaaaaaaaaaaaaaaggttggtgACTGAGTTCCCCGCCAGCCCACTCGTCCAGGTACAGGCCTCTCGTCTTTCCCATGCCTGCCCCGTTCGCATCCTCCAACGTGCTCCCACAAGGACCCTTCCCTGGGCTCCCACCTAGGCCTCGAGAGCTCTGAGAGCCCCCGAGGAGGTTGCGTCCTATGGGTCTGCGCTCGCAGAAGCGGCCCAGGATGCAGGGCCCGGGGTCGTCAGCAGGGGGCAGGCAGGTGCGGATGACGGGCCACAGGTCGGGGTGTTTCCAGGGCAGGATGCTCCGCCACAGGTCCCAGCCGTCCACCACATCTCGCCAGCGCCGGCACACCGGGCGGCATTGCTGGAGCAGCGTGCTTGGGGGCAGGTAGCTCAGCACCTCCTGGAGCAGCTCGTTAGGCAGTCGGTTCAGGTCCAACACCTCCTCGGGTTCCATGTCCGGAGTGGCaacactggcaggcaggcccCCAGAGGCCCACAGGTCGTCCTCACCAGGCCAGGCTGCCGCTGCTGGAGACCCGGTGTCAAGACGTCAGAGTTTCCATGACCTCCAGCCTCCACCAGCCCCACCCCTACCAGCCACACCCCAAGGCTGTCACTCCCCCAAACCCCATCAGCTGCCTCCCTATCTTCATCACCCCCAGCCCCGTCCTCAAGTCCCCAGACTCCCAAGCTGTCCTTGCCAGGCTCCCATCTCCTCCACTCTCCACCGTGCGCCCCACAGCCGCCCCCCACCCAGTCCCCTCTGGGGCCGTGCAGCCCCGGAGCCCCACCCTGTATCTCACTCATTGCTCCTTGCAGGCAGCCAAGCTTCAGGTACCCCCATCTCTACATCTGccctttttattttctggccCCTCCTTTCTTCCTACCCAGCACAACCCTTCACCACCCACTCCCACTCCCTTTCTGATTCCACAttctctgcctgcccctcccttctcactgtcctgcccctcctccctctgcttgTACTTACAAGCCTgcccctccctttcctccctgggTGATCTCCAGAAAATCCCTCCATTGGGCTGTATTGGGACCACCACTCGACTGAAGAAAAGCcttggaggagggaggggttggCTGAAGTAGTCAGTCTTGTCATTGTCATCCCCACCAGTGACCCCTTGGAGTGTCCCTAACCAGGTtgcaggacttccccagtggtccagtggttatgaatacacctaccaatgcaggcgacaccgatttgatccctggtctagaaagatcccacacgcctaagggcaactaagcctgagcaccactactactgagcccacatgtagTCACTACTCAGGTCTTCGTGTGCCCTCGAGCCCACACACcctaacaagagaaaccaccgcgaTGAGGAAGCTGGaagactgaaactagagaaagcccatgcacagcagcgAAGAAGCAGCaccgccaaaaataaatgaataaattgttgttgttcagttgtgtccaactctttgcgaccccatgaactgccaggcttccctgtccttcactatctccctgagtttgaatCCTTGCTTTTAATCTGTATATCAACTctatccagtgtatgttggcaatttgatctctgattcttctgccttttctaaatccagtttgtacatttggaagttcttggttcatgtactgctgaagcttaggTTGAAGGacttgagcataatcttgctggcatgtgcaactgtatggtaatttgagcattctttggcattgcctttctttgggattggaatgaaaaactgactttttccagtcctgtggccacagctgagttttccaaatttgctgacataatgagtgcagcactttaacagcatcatcttttaggatttgaaatagctcagctggaattccatcactttcactaactttgttcatagtaatgctttctaaggcccactttacttcacacttgaggatgtctggctcaaggtgagggaccacatcatcatggttatctgggtcattaagagcttttttgtaacattcttctgtgtatttttgccatctcttcttaatttcttctgcttctgggtctttgccattaaaaagaaaaagaaggcctTTGGTGCTGAGCAATTGCTGTTATTTGGGTCAGACATCTCAGTCGGAGGCTTCCTATTCATTAGGTCGCATAAAATTCTTATCACCTTTAAGTACCCAATATCACTAACTCAGATCACATTGCACAGGAGAAAACAGGCTCCAGCAGGAAGCAAATGCATTTCCATCTGACTCCCTAAATAagggctgttgttgttgtttagtcatgttgtaagtcgtatccgactcttctgtgacctcatggactacagcctgccaggttcctctgtccatgggatttcccaggcaagaatactgaagtgggccgccattcctttctccaggggaatcttctcgacccaggaatggaacctatgtctcctggatggcacgtggattctttaccactgagccactggggaagccccagtccaCCTTCATGGAGTCTTTTATTACCAATCAGGGTAATAGTAGATATGGCTATGTCCTTACTTCACTCAGctcagaaaactgaggccaagtgacctgcccaaggtcacacggctggcaggtggcagagctgggatttgaacctaacCAGGTAcctcagaggacttccctggtagctcagctggtaaagaatccgcctgcaatgcaggacactttggttcaattcctgggtcaggaagatctgctggagaagggataggctacccactccagtattcttgggtttccatggtggctcagctggtaaagaatccacccacaatgcaggacacctgggttcagtccctgggttgggaagacctcctggagaagggaacggctccagtattcttgcctggagaattccatggactatacagtccatggagtcacaagcagtcagacatgactgagcgactttcactcaggCTGGCTCAAGAATCTTTAGTTTTAATCTGTATACTGACTctatccaataaaaataaaaggggagTTACATATATAATTTCAATATCAGCAAGTAGAACTAGAcctggattcttgcccacatggAACTTACCTTCTAGGGAGAGACATGGTAAGTAGGAGGCATGATAAGCAAATTAGATACTATTGGGaaatcagtaaaaaataaaatcccctgggatttccctggcagtccaggggttaagactctgagcttctgcTATAGCGGGGGGTgagattgatccctggtcaggaaattaagatccctgCATGCCAAGGATTGTGACCAATAAAccacccctccccgccctcccccacTGCCACCCTTCCCCTCCAATCCTCTCCacaaatgtgctgctgctgctgctgctaagtcgcttcagtcgtgtctgactctgtgcgaccccatgatctgcagcctaccaggctccccagtccctgggattctccaggcaagaacactggagtgggttgccatttccttctccaatgtatgaaagggaaaagtgaaagtgaagtcgctcagtcgtgtccgactcttcgagaccccatggtctgcagcctaccaggctcctccgtccatggaattttccaggcaagagtactggagtggggtgccattgccttctccactccacAAATGTAGAagagaataaaacatttttaacaaatgaaataagCATGAAATCAGACTGTGATTCACATGGGCCATCATGAACATAGACTTAACATGGAAATGACCTTGTACGTTGGAAGGTGGTCAGTGCTATGGGAAATCGAGcaggaaaggggaaaggaggcCATCAGTAGTCTGGGTGGGAGACCCTGAATTCTGAGACATGGATTGACTCTTATACAGGACAAATTTCTTTTCAAAGTGTACACTTTCAATGCGACTTTTACTGCCGAGGTTCTCTAACATGTCCCAAATTGGAAGAATGGAAGGAGCACCCTGCTCCAACAGTTCACTCCTGGCCAATCTGTTTTCATCTCTATACCCTCTCACTTGCTCCCCCCGAGCGATTTGAAGCAAATCTTAGAAACCACCTCAGTccccagggtcgcaaagagttggacacggccaAACAACTCACTCTTTCACACTTTAGAAACAACACCCTtctgtccatcagttcagttcagtcgctcagtcgtgtccaactctttgtgaccccatggattgcagcatgccaggcctccctgtccatcaccaactcccagagttcactcagactcatgtccatcgagtcagtgatgccatccagccatctcgtcctctgttgtccccttctcctcctgcccccaatccctcccagcattagagtcttttcgaatgagtcaactctttgcattaggtggccaaagtactgaagtttcagctctagcatcattccttccaaagaaatcccagggctgatctccttcagaatggactggtctgatttccttgcagtccaagggactctcaagagtcttctccaacaccacagttcaaaagcatcaattcagctttcttcacagtccaactctcacatccatatatgaccattggaaaaaccatagccttgactagacggacctttcttggcaaagtaatgtctctgcttttcaatatgctatctaggttggtcataacttttcttccaaggagtaagcgtcttttaatttcatggctgcagtcaccaactgcagtgattttggagtccccaaaaataaagtctgacactgtttccactgtttcctcatctatttcccatgaagtgatgggaccagatgccatgatcttcgtcttctgaatgttgagctttaagccaactttttcactctccactttcactttcatcaagaggctttttagttccttttcactttctgccataagggtgttgtcatctgcatatctgaggttattgatctttctcctggcaatcttgattccagcttgtgcttcttccagcccagcgtttctcatgatgtactctgcatagaagttaaataagcagggtgacaatatacagccttgacgtactccttttcctgtttggaaccagtctgttgttccatgtccagttctaactgttgcttcctgacctgcatataggtttctcaagaggcaggtcaggtggtctggtattcccatctctttcagaattttccacagtttattgtgatccacacagtcaaaggctttggcatagtcaataaagcagaaatagatgtttttctggaactctcttgctttttccatgatccggaggatgttggcaatttgatctctggttcctctgccttttctaaaaccagattgaacatctggaagttcatggttcatgtattgctgaagcttggcttgaagaattttgagcattattttactagcatgtgagatgagtgtaattgtgtggtagtttgagcattctttggcattgcctttctttgggattagaatgaaaactgaccgtttccagtcccgtggccactgctgagttttccaaatttgctggcatattgagtgcagcactttcacagcatcaccttccacgatttgaaatagctcaactggaattccatcacctccactagctttgttcgtagtgatgctttctaaggcccacttgaattcacattccaggatatctggctctaggtgagtgatcacaccattgtgattatctgggtcgtgaagatcttttctgtactgttcttctgtgtattcttgccacctcttcttaatatcttctgcttctgttaggtccataccatttctgtcctttatcgagcccatctttgcatgaaacattcccttggtatctctaattttcttgaacagatctctagtctttcccattctgttgttttcctctatttctttgcattgattgctgagggaggctttcttatctctccttgctattctttgaaactctgcattcagatgcttatatctttccttttttcctttgcttttcgtttctcttcttttcacagcaatttgtaaggcctcctcagacagccattttgtttttttgcatttcttttccatggggatggtcttgatccctgtctcctgtacaatgtcacgaacctccgtccatagttcatcaggcagtctatcagatctagtcccttaaatctgtttctcacttccactgtataatcataagggatttgatttaggtcatacctgaatggtctagtggttttccctactgtcttcaatttaagtctgaatttggcaataaggagttcatattgCTTCTGTCCATAGCGATACATTATTTTTTTGATGTAATCTGTTTGCTAATGAGATTATGAAAATTGATTGGATCCAATCAGAGGTTTaaaaagtggtttaaaaaataggtaaaaaaaaatcttcaagtaAAGCTCAAAGGGAAAATACTGACAAGCAAGTTTGCATCTCCATTCTTCAATTTCCTCCTGAGAGACAATCACTGTTAATTTTTGGAATCATATCCCATGGAGTATGCtgattaagaagaaaaacaaatataactgGGTTCCAAAAGGGCTTTCCACCTAGAAGATAATGATTTTAGAGTAATGGCTTCCAGGAGGGGAAGGTGTATAAGGCACCCCAGGGGCCTTTTGAAAAAGTTAGGGCTCCATTTTTGATGTCACAGTAATGGGAGTGCTTTTCAGAAGCCGTGCACGGGACAGCGCCCCCTAGGGGAGAGCCGTCCTGGATTCCTCCTTCTGGTCAATGTTGTGCGTGCTTTCCGATAGGAGGAAAGCTCCCAGATGGGCAGTCACTCACTCCAACTCCATCTGGTTTCATGTACATTTGGAACAGAGCCAGTGCTCGTGAACACTTATCTTAACTCTTAAATGGCCAGGAGGGAGCTTTTTTGACATTTAGAGAAAGTCAGCTTGATAAAACACCTTTTCAAAATTCTGACCCTGAGAGAGTAAACGATCTCCTAGGAGAAACCTTAAAGTTATAACTCTTGGTATGTCCTTGAAAGGTAAAACAGCCCACATCATCTGAGACTACAGCCTTAGCTCAATAAGTGGAGTTTAaaacagaaagggagagaaaaaagtggGAGAGGGACAGAGGCTTTCTGAAACTTAAGCAGTGAAGGTATGAGATCTCTGTCTGTGCCTATctagatgtatgtatgtatgtattagtcactcagtcgtatctgactctttgcgacctcctggatttagcccaccaggctcctctgtgcatgggattctccaggcaagaatactggagagggttgccatgcctttctccaggggatcttcctaacccaggtattgaacccaggtctcctgcattgtcaggcagattttttaccgtctgagccaccagggaagcccaatgtctgtgtgtacattaaaaatatatgtccttATCTCTGGATGGTGCTATCAAAATATTACAACATTAATACTGTTAacaatattcattttttcccatctaaaagtatgggatatctttccatttctttgaatcaccttcaatttcctttatcaatattttatagttctcagcatataaGATTttcacctcctttgtcaaatttatttctaaggtatttattttttgatggaattttttgtttgtttaaatatttatgtatttggctgtgttgggtcttagctgtggcatgcagaatctctGCTGTGGCTTTCtaattgtggctcacaggctccgGAGTGTGAGGGCTCAGTActtgtgtgtgggcttagttactctgaggtatgtgggatcttagttctctgaccagggatcggacccttgtcccctgcatcgcaaggtgaattcttaaccactggatcacaaggGATGTCtgtgttgaaattttaaaagggctttttttttttttttttcactttttgatatttca from Bos javanicus breed banteng chromosome 18, ARS-OSU_banteng_1.0, whole genome shotgun sequence harbors:
- the LOC133229430 gene encoding F-box only protein 27-like produces the protein LDTGSPAAAAWPGEDDLWASGGLPASVATPDMEPEEVLDLNRLPNELLQEVLSYLPPSTLLQQCRPVCRRWRDVVDGWDLWRSILPWKHPDLWPVIRTCLPPADDPGPCILGRFCERRPIGRNLLGGSQSSRGLGGSPGKGPCGSTLEDANGAGMGKTRGLYLDEWCQQKQVLDLEKEGLWRELLDSGNIEICVSDWWFDDRDADCLYRLIVQLLDANQVVLHHFSPLPFPSDRLGNGFFFEVNHVFSNLKKGVRFVSFEHWVRDFEFSCEQHGDYPLHPSVTVRVRQALPDHAFQALGPFAEPSQY